From a single Gammaproteobacteria bacterium genomic region:
- the rmuC gene encoding DNA recombination protein RmuC, with translation MNAAIALTALAALAAGALLGLLWQRARGENAIARKEAQLAESRAQLREQKAAEQAREESRRAADEQFQGQLKALAREALSQSQKDFLDLAQQAFGKARSESSADLEKRQQAIEALVKPINESLQQTRKTLSSMEKDRAEAQGQLREQIQAMASGNKELRDTTRSLVTALRRPEVRGQWGEMQLRRLVEIAGMQEHCDFAEQPQGPEGRTRPDMIVRLPDGGQLVVDAKTPLDAYLSAVEADGEDARAALLAQHAANVEDQVKRLASKEYWDQFERSPDFVVMFVPGDHFLAAAGDQRPDLLEKALRARVILATPTSMMALLRVTAYGWRQLALAENAEEISRLAATLHERVAVFSGHVGRLGNQLNTAIGTYNSAVSSFRSRFLPALDRMNKAGVEKTREIEAPEEVATAATPLLANESPTESASESESQQEAAPKPH, from the coding sequence ATGAATGCCGCGATTGCCCTGACCGCACTGGCGGCCCTCGCCGCCGGCGCATTGCTCGGCCTGCTGTGGCAGCGCGCGCGCGGCGAGAACGCGATCGCGCGAAAGGAAGCGCAACTGGCGGAATCCCGGGCGCAACTGCGTGAGCAGAAGGCCGCCGAGCAGGCCCGCGAGGAAAGCCGCCGCGCGGCCGACGAGCAATTCCAGGGACAGCTGAAGGCGCTGGCCCGCGAGGCGCTGAGCCAGAGTCAGAAGGACTTTCTCGATCTGGCGCAACAGGCCTTCGGTAAGGCGCGGTCGGAATCCAGCGCCGATCTGGAGAAGCGCCAGCAGGCCATCGAGGCGCTGGTCAAGCCGATCAACGAGAGCCTTCAGCAGACCCGCAAGACCCTGAGCAGCATGGAAAAGGACCGGGCCGAAGCCCAGGGCCAGTTGCGCGAGCAGATTCAGGCCATGGCTTCCGGCAACAAGGAACTGCGTGACACGACCCGCAGCCTGGTCACCGCCTTGCGGCGCCCGGAAGTGCGGGGCCAGTGGGGTGAAATGCAATTGCGGCGGCTGGTGGAGATCGCGGGCATGCAGGAGCACTGCGATTTCGCCGAACAGCCGCAGGGGCCGGAGGGCCGGACCCGGCCCGACATGATCGTCCGGCTGCCCGATGGCGGTCAGCTGGTCGTGGACGCCAAGACGCCGCTGGATGCCTATCTGAGCGCGGTGGAGGCCGACGGCGAGGACGCCCGCGCCGCTCTGCTGGCCCAGCACGCGGCCAACGTGGAGGATCAGGTCAAGCGGCTGGCTTCCAAGGAATACTGGGACCAGTTCGAACGCAGCCCGGACTTCGTGGTGATGTTCGTTCCCGGCGACCACTTCCTGGCGGCCGCCGGCGACCAGCGGCCGGACCTGCTGGAGAAAGCGCTGCGCGCGCGCGTGATCCTGGCCACGCCCACCTCGATGATGGCGCTGCTGCGGGTCACGGCCTACGGCTGGCGGCAACTGGCGCTGGCCGAGAACGCCGAGGAAATCTCACGGTTGGCCGCGACGCTGCACGAGCGCGTGGCGGTCTTCAGCGGGCACGTCGGACGGCTGGGCAATCAGCTCAATACGGCGATCGGAACCTACAACAGCGCCGTAAGCTCGTTCCGGAGCCGCTTTCTCCCGGCTCTGGACAGAATGAACAAGGCCGGTGTCGAGAAGACCAGGGAAATCGAGGCACCCGAGGAAGTGGCCACGGCTGCCACCCCGCTGCTGGCGAACGAAAGCCCGACGGAATCGGCCTCCGAATCCGAATCGCAGCAGGAGGCCGCCCCCAAGCCCCACTAA
- a CDS encoding pseudouridine synthase translates to MIRIQKYLAAAGVASRREVEAWIAAGRLSVNGQRAAPGLKVDGGERFRLDGRLLHVQRSDSGGTRVIAYNKPEGELVTRDRRARHPTVFTALPRLRGRRWVAVGRLDLNSSGLLLLTTDGGLAHRLMHPSFGVEREYLVRVLGQPGAPVMRRLTEGVVLEDGPARFDALVEQGGSGANRWFRVTLSEGRHRVVRRLWSSQGHAVSRLIRIRYGPVRLPRDLPRGQWREIDPKHLSGN, encoded by the coding sequence TTGATTCGGATCCAGAAGTACCTGGCGGCGGCCGGAGTGGCCTCCCGCCGCGAAGTGGAGGCCTGGATCGCGGCCGGGCGGCTCAGCGTCAATGGGCAACGGGCGGCGCCCGGACTCAAGGTTGACGGCGGCGAGCGGTTCCGGCTTGACGGGCGGTTGCTGCACGTGCAGCGAAGCGATTCGGGTGGGACGCGGGTAATTGCCTACAACAAACCGGAGGGCGAACTGGTCACGCGCGATCGCCGCGCCCGTCACCCGACCGTATTTACCGCGCTGCCGCGGCTCAGGGGCCGGCGCTGGGTGGCGGTCGGCCGCCTCGATCTGAACTCCAGCGGGCTGTTGCTGCTGACCACCGACGGCGGACTGGCCCACCGCCTCATGCACCCGTCCTTCGGCGTGGAGCGCGAATACCTGGTCCGTGTCCTGGGCCAGCCGGGTGCGCCGGTGATGCGCCGACTGACCGAGGGCGTAGTTCTCGAAGATGGTCCCGCACGCTTCGACGCGCTGGTCGAACAGGGAGGCAGCGGCGCCAATCGCTGGTTTCGCGTAACGCTGAGCGAGGGGCGCCACCGCGTCGTGCGCCGCCTCTGGAGCTCACAGGGCCATGCGGTAAGCCGCTTGATACGGATCCGATACGGCCCGGTTCGCCTGCCGCGCGACCTGCCGCGCGGCCAGTGGCGCGAAATCGACCCCAAGCACCTTTCCGGGAATTGA
- a CDS encoding segregation/condensation protein A produces the protein MADKQQLFESPAAAASLAVVSGEPYVEAPADLFIPPEALRVFLQSFEGPLDLLLYLIRRHDLDIMDVPITDICEQYAQYIELMQEMELELAGEYLVMAATLAEIKSRMLVPQLPLEEEDEEDPRARLFERLLEYERLKQLAAGLEELPRQERDAFQASVDALEDQRPRELPQTTLNELALAYARVIERVRFSGGWAVQTEQLSVRERMSDILKQVSGREFTEFTELFDPSEGRMGAAVTFSAVLELVRDNGLQAVQNEPFAPIYVSGPTHGKDAAK, from the coding sequence ATGGCAGACAAACAGCAGCTATTTGAGAGCCCCGCCGCGGCGGCAAGTCTGGCGGTGGTCTCGGGCGAGCCGTACGTGGAGGCGCCCGCCGACCTCTTCATCCCGCCGGAAGCGCTGCGCGTGTTCCTGCAGTCCTTCGAGGGACCGCTGGACCTGCTGCTCTACCTGATACGGCGCCATGACCTGGACATCATGGACGTTCCGATCACCGACATCTGCGAACAATACGCGCAGTACATCGAACTGATGCAGGAGATGGAGCTGGAACTGGCCGGCGAGTACCTTGTCATGGCCGCAACGCTGGCGGAGATCAAGTCCCGCATGCTGGTGCCGCAGCTGCCGCTGGAAGAAGAGGACGAGGAGGACCCGCGCGCCAGGCTGTTCGAGCGCCTGCTGGAATACGAACGCCTCAAGCAGCTGGCCGCCGGCCTGGAAGAGCTTCCCCGCCAGGAGCGCGACGCATTTCAGGCCAGCGTGGACGCACTCGAGGACCAGCGTCCGCGCGAACTGCCCCAGACGACGCTCAACGAACTGGCTCTCGCCTACGCCCGCGTGATCGAGCGGGTGCGATTCAGCGGCGGCTGGGCCGTGCAGACCGAACAGTTGTCGGTGCGCGAACGCATGTCGGACATTCTCAAGCAGGTTTCGGGCAGGGAATTCACCGAATTCACCGAGTTGTTCGATCCGTCCGAGGGGCGCATGGGGGCGGCCGTGACCTTTTCGGCCGTGCTGGAACTGGTTCGCGACAATGGCCTGCAGGCGGTCCAGAATGAACCTTTCGCGCCGATCTACGTAAGCGGACCTACGCACGGCAAGGACGCCGCCAAGTGA
- the scpB gene encoding SMC-Scp complex subunit ScpB: MSTPDTRNLVEAALLGAGRPLNMAQLLSLFDPLEKVGEDEVLKALGDLERDFAGREIELKEVAGGWRVQTGSVAAERLAKLERFRPPRFSRALLESLAAIAYRQPITRAEIEELRGVRLSGHIMRTLMERNWIEVVGHRETPGRPALYGTTGDFMDYFGLKRLDDLPSAGEFASPEDAPAAAPPGSGSSDASGEQGAGLFDVGSDRSETAPAPD; encoded by the coding sequence GTGAGCACCCCGGATACGCGCAACCTGGTCGAGGCGGCGTTGCTGGGGGCGGGACGGCCCCTCAACATGGCGCAGCTCCTGAGCCTGTTCGATCCGTTGGAGAAAGTAGGCGAAGACGAAGTGCTCAAGGCCCTGGGCGACCTGGAACGGGACTTTGCCGGGCGGGAAATCGAATTGAAGGAAGTGGCTGGAGGCTGGCGGGTGCAGACCGGCAGCGTGGCTGCGGAGCGGCTGGCGAAGCTGGAACGGTTTCGTCCGCCCAGGTTTTCGCGCGCACTGCTTGAGAGTCTGGCGGCAATCGCCTATCGGCAGCCGATCACCCGGGCGGAGATCGAGGAATTGCGCGGCGTGCGCCTGAGCGGCCACATCATGCGCACGCTCATGGAGCGCAACTGGATCGAGGTGGTGGGCCATCGCGAAACGCCGGGCCGGCCCGCGCTTTACGGCACGACCGGGGATTTCATGGACTATTTCGGACTCAAGCGCCTCGACGATCTGCCCTCGGCCGGCGAATTCGCATCCCCGGAAGATGCGCCCGCCGCCGCTCCTCCGGGAAGCGGTTCTTCCGACGCCTCCGGAGAGCAGGGCGCGGGCCTCTTCGACGTGGGCTCCGATCGCAGCGAAACAGCCCCCGCCCCCGATTGA
- a CDS encoding HAD-IA family hydrolase has product MSAVNPRVHAILFDLDGTLVDTAPDLVGCVQDVMRARGTRPLPFKSLRQFVSRGMRGLLTAAYGADFIDSEEYPEVLERCLKLYSGRLAERSRLFPGMRRVLDNLADRRIPWGVVTNKPEYLTRPLLEALDLADECAVAVGGGTTTHTKPHPEPMIFAADRLAVKPRACVMLGDDPRDIQAARSAGMTGLAAAWGYFPPDEDLGAWGAAAILQSPRDLLGWIDEQGATANAGAAAPRAA; this is encoded by the coding sequence ATGAGCGCGGTGAACCCCCGGGTGCACGCGATCCTGTTCGACCTGGACGGGACCCTGGTCGATACGGCTCCCGACCTGGTGGGCTGCGTACAGGACGTGATGCGGGCCCGCGGGACCCGGCCGCTGCCGTTCAAGAGCCTCCGGCAGTTCGTATCCAGGGGCATGCGGGGACTGCTGACGGCCGCCTACGGCGCCGATTTCATCGACAGCGAGGAATACCCCGAGGTGCTGGAGCGCTGCCTGAAGCTCTATTCGGGTCGCCTGGCGGAGCGGTCGCGGTTGTTTCCGGGCATGCGCCGAGTGCTGGACAATCTCGCCGACCGGCGGATTCCCTGGGGCGTGGTCACGAACAAGCCGGAATACCTGACCCGGCCGCTGCTCGAGGCCCTGGACCTGGCGGACGAGTGCGCCGTGGCGGTGGGCGGCGGCACCACCACACATACCAAGCCGCACCCCGAGCCGATGATCTTCGCGGCCGACCGGCTTGCCGTGAAGCCGCGCGCCTGCGTCATGCTTGGCGACGACCCCCGCGACATTCAGGCCGCCCGCAGCGCCGGCATGACCGGGCTGGCCGCGGCCTGGGGTTACTTTCCGCCGGATGAAGACCTGGGGGCCTGGGGCGCAGCCGCCATATTGCAATCGCCCCGGGACCTCCTGGGCTGGATCGACGAACAGGGCGCTACCGCGAATGCCGGTGCGGCGGCGCCGCGCGCGGCATGA
- the ubiG gene encoding bifunctional 2-polyprenyl-6-hydroxyphenol methylase/3-demethylubiquinol 3-O-methyltransferase UbiG, whose product MGIENRKLTRRPGGSQGNAVNEEARQPNADAAELERFAAMAAQWWDPNGPNRPLHAMNPVRVGYIVERAGGLAGKHCLDVGCGGGLLSESLASEGADSVLGLDASAEMLEVARMHAEAGGLDNLEYRLGAAEELEGEFDVVCCLEVLEHVPRPGELLAECARLTRPGGHVFVSTLNRTLAAFALGIVSAEFVLGLLPRGTHRYEKFIRPSELEAWARAAGLSARDFTGLQYNPLHGSFRRSGNIDVNYIAHFTKAAGA is encoded by the coding sequence ATGGGGATCGAGAATCGGAAGCTCACGCGGCGACCCGGCGGCAGCCAGGGAAATGCAGTGAACGAAGAAGCACGGCAACCCAACGCCGACGCGGCCGAACTTGAGCGCTTTGCCGCGATGGCGGCGCAATGGTGGGACCCGAACGGTCCGAACCGGCCCCTGCACGCCATGAACCCGGTTCGGGTCGGGTACATCGTCGAACGCGCCGGGGGGCTCGCCGGCAAACACTGCCTGGACGTCGGCTGCGGCGGGGGGCTACTCAGCGAATCGCTGGCGAGCGAAGGAGCGGATTCCGTACTCGGACTCGACGCATCCGCCGAGATGCTTGAGGTTGCCCGGATGCATGCGGAAGCCGGGGGTCTGGACAACCTGGAATACCGCCTCGGCGCCGCGGAGGAACTCGAGGGCGAGTTCGATGTCGTGTGCTGCCTGGAGGTGCTCGAACATGTGCCACGGCCCGGCGAACTGCTGGCCGAATGCGCCCGGCTGACGCGGCCCGGCGGCCACGTCTTCGTCTCGACCCTGAACCGCACCCTCGCGGCATTCGCCCTGGGCATCGTCAGTGCGGAATTCGTGCTGGGCCTGTTGCCGCGCGGCACGCACCGTTACGAGAAATTCATCCGCCCATCCGAACTGGAGGCCTGGGCGCGCGCCGCGGGACTAAGCGCGCGGGACTTCACCGGACTTCAATACAATCCCCTGCACGGAAGTTTCCGGCGCAGCGGCAACATCGACGTGAACTACATCGCCCACTTCACCAAGGCGGCCGGCGCATGA